The Dreissena polymorpha isolate Duluth1 chromosome 9, UMN_Dpol_1.0, whole genome shotgun sequence genome contains the following window.
atcattgggtcaaatcatctgagcaagtttcatgaccatcggaaaataaatgtggcctctagagtgttaactaggttttacaaaagccatataaggaaaaatgccccgccccctggcggccatgtttttcaaccaaccggcatcattttcgaactcttccaagatattattgggataaatcttttgagcaagtttcatgtagatttggcaataaatgtggtctctagagtgtaaacaagattttaatacagccatatatagccatatatggaaaaatgccacgccccttggcagccatgtttttcaagcaaacgtaaccattttcgaactcatccaagatatcattgagaccaatcttctaaccaaatttcatgaagaataaatgtggcctctagagagttaacaaagcaaatgttgacaGCGCACGACATGCAAAaggcgaccacaaaagctcaccatgagcaccttgtgctcaggtgagctaaaaaacataaaatcgtttaagtgttgtccatgattagcctgcgcatACTTGGATGACATTTTAAGCAGATCCATAAACCCGAATTTTGCCAGAAAGTGTCCACATATATACCACAATGTCAAGTGTTTGAGCATTACCTGCTTGCTCCAGGAGAACTTCCTCCCCCCCAGGATGCTGCAACCAGAAACAAGAAATTATCAATATTGTGACCTTAAATTCACCTGCGCTATTGGAAAACAGCACTAaatacatgtgggtaaagtgaTGTCCTAGACATCATAACTTTCAGCCTGTACTTAAATTTCGCTTCAGACCGAGTTTcccacgggctaatctgggacaacactttacgcacatgctttaagcatCATTTTCCAAGAAACTCAATTATATGTTTGGTGACTTGCTATTTTAGCTCCCAAACTTTAACTGACACAATGTACCTATATGCATCAATGCATTACAAGGCTCCTAtgataaatgcttttgttttcatattggaaacaggtaaaataataaaaaaaaattaaattatccaGCTATCAGACTATTACAGTGATCCAGCTacgatttgaaaagggcaggggcaacccatgcgaaagacaaaaaaatcttacTGGACATAAGGTCCGATAACTTTATTctgctttaaacaaacaataaaaatacattgtataggTTTTTATCGTTATGATGTTCACAATGTTAAATCCTTgttggatacctttactcttattatgtATATTAggacaacaattttttttcaagtacctgtggtaTAACCAATCTGACAATACTATATTCTTCAAAAATAGGTTGtcagaaaaataataaatgactgcaaaaaatgttttgtgaataatGCATGTATCTGTTTAAATTTTTCTTAGTTATATCTTAACCTATCTTTCCTCGGTTTAGGGTTAATAGGCCTGATAACAAGCCAGCGAGCCAGGCCGGTTATAATCTAGGACATTGCTGATGCAAACCATGCCATCTGTCACGTTCAATGATTAATCTGACCTATTTTTGTTTAGTACATATCAATTAATCCAATCAGTACTAATTTGGATCATTTTATGACCATAACAAGTTCATAAAACGGTTCATTTAGTATTAACAATAATGTTTCAGTTTTTAACTCAGTGAGTTACTCACCCCACCCACTTCACTATCAACGAAAAAGTAAAATATCCGCCCCAAAATTAAATTATTACCTCTTCTAAAAATTTTGTAACGTCGTAGACTTTGTCATAAATAACTAAATATGTTGACTTGGAGTCATTGTGTTCCTTAACTTCCTGGAGTTTAAAGGATTTGAGTTCAGTCATTTTATCACAGTTTATTTTAACCCACTTCCTTTGTGGAACTATTTTGATTATAATCTGCTGGTTCCCGTGTTTTGctttaggttacagtatactaaataatcgtttcatgttgGGCTATActcattctcctagcagagttgtcgttcgttcctCACCATACATGAGTGCAATGAACCGCAGTGTACGAGAGTGGGCTGTACTATCCAcagatggttagcgtgtggctatatggtggacgaaccagttatcgaacacctaagaaattaagttaaatttgcaaacacttaaaataacaaaaacaatttgttttaacaaataactaacagttcaatcattaaataacttatctgtaaaattttcaagcaaatatccgtcaagaattcataacaatgattccttgtttattgtcacctctagcagacaaaacaaaatggcggccgatgtaaacatgacctattaccgaacagttcataaatactactccagtgaatataaacaaacatgaaactgaacatttttttttgaaacatgaaaattaacaaaattagaaAAGCATGTAGCTTTGAACACAAAAACACAAGTCTATTCCTCTGCAATATTGTGGCAAGGACAATAGAACGGGTCATTTCTCCTAACAACATTTGTGGCTGTGCAAAACTGCAAGTGCACCCAGTGGCTACAGTTATCAAAGTCACACTTGGCCCACTTTACAAATATCAATGATACGCAGTTAGCAAGTTCTTTTGGCTGAAAGAGGCTGCATACACAACaagtttcatcatcatcttcatcttcagaGGATTCAACATCAGTGTTTAGATGGGAGGGTCCAGGCTCTGGGTAagtgtgttgttttgttgattgttttttttcagttgtttGTTCCTTGTTTGTGAAGCTGTTTCTTTTGTGGGCATAAGCTTCGAATGTTTGTTGGATTGTTCAGTTTGTTGCTTGTTTTTCTGTTCATTTGTTGTTTCAGCTCTTTCCCTGAGTTTCTGTTCAATTATCGGATCTGTTATTTCTTTGCCAGATGTAAATTCAAGAATGTTAttctttttctttgcattgtTGAATTCTTTCTTTTTGTTAATGACAACTTCTGCTTCATAGAAGAAAACATCAGGATTTctttcatgcatgtttttgttgatttcaggAACAGATGGTTCAGCAACATATGGTAGCGAAGTGGTAAAATGCTCCTTGCTAACAGCTGACTCGTCAACAGGAAAAACACCTGATTTCTTGAAGGCAGATCGAAGATTTTCCACAGACAATGCTGCTACGTATGCAGCAGATCCAAGAGGAGCAACATTGTACCTTGTTATTTTTGTAGAGGGATTTTCTCTGATAAATCTGTGACACATGGAGTTGTAGATTTTTTGAAGGGGTCCAAAACAACCCACATCAAGGGGTTGAAGGACATGGCTTGTGTGGGCCGGTAAGATGAATAGAATAATGTTATTCTTCTTTGCCCAATCCAGCACTGGAACATTTATGTGGCTTTTATGACCATCAAGCAGAACAAGGATAGGCTGTGACTTGTCCACTCTTTGCACATATCTGAGGAAATGGGTGTCCATGTAGTGTAAAAACACAGCTGAATTTGACCAGCCACTGTCAGACATACACCCTGATGACCCTTGTGTAGACCCTTGTAACAGATCTGCATTCAGGCGTTTccctttgaaaacaaagaatggtGGAAGCTGTGTGCCTAATGCGTTTCCACATCCAATTATTGTTGTAACGCAGGACCTTGACGAAGTAACTGCTGGTGCCTTCAATGTGCCACTTATTATGAATGGTGGGGTATGCTCTGTTTGGATACCTTTTTCGTCAATGTTATAGACACACTCAGGTTTGTTGTggaggtcatgtttttcaacaacgcTCATCAAATtgttgaaatgttcatgaacattGGCCTCTGATGTGGCTTCAGCTCTGTAGTTGGACAGTGCCCTCGGACAAACAACTCGCAACTCAGGCCATCGCTGCTGGAAACccttaaaccatttcacagacaaAGGTTTATCATTTGGCCTTTTACCAAGGAACACTGCATAGTTTGTAGCACTTGCTACAACTTCACTGATGGTATAACCATACCCAAGGGCAGCCATTGTCTTGACATGGTCAACTAGTTTGACCTCTTCTTCCTGAGAGAAGAGTGGAGCTGGTCCGGGTTTGAGGCATTCAGGGTCAATAACCCCTTTCACACGGTCCCATAGTGTAGTATGAGGAACACCATACTGTTTTGCAACAGTTCTTACTGGCAAGCCACTGTCTTTTACTTTAAGGTATGCATTGTGAAGAGCTGTTGGTGAGTAAAGACCTCTGTGTTTAATTATCTTCTTAGGATTagactgaaaaaaaagaaaaacaaacttaacTTTATGATGATCAATTGTCAAGAAAGAAAAGCTGGAATATTTTTTCGGAACTGTGCTGTAGCTCTAAGAgcgataataaaacaaagtcacatgactatcacatgactgtcacgtgacccggactcgacGAAAAAATCTACGTGTGCTGCAACCAAAATTGCAAATGGAAATacgctttttggtgtgtaaatgcacgttttgataaatgcattcaaaaagtaatagcaaaaaatacataaaaccgtgtaaataacaataaatgcatttcttttacctgttttcggcgcatttgttgcAAGCTTAGTGGACAAGTAGGTCACGGACTTCATAAATGACCATTTGTTTAtggatgtgacgtcatgcgcacttttgcgcatgcgcatataGAACCAAAACAAACCGTCCGATATCAGGTTCTGTTCGATaataggtacttacacgataatattaatttatgaaaacatcattttgaatgataaataatcatattataacgaaaaattaaattttatgaaaaaaaaatcactatcatatatatatatatatatatatatatatatatatatatatatatatatatatatatatatatatatatatatatatataacaaggtatgcaactcaaaatcaccccaaaacggggtgcatcgctttgaacagccatatcttcatcaattgtgcagtgattttcacgatttcggtcttattcaacgcagaaatgaatttcctttcaggaaatgtatatgttttgcaatatttttactaatgctgggtcaacttttaagaaataacacgatacacaactcgcatgacccaattgacaatgatcatgcagtctttatgaatgaaatctccagttgtaaagacacacctccgcattggaccaatgaaatcacttgtttgtttaaaatgtcagtaagttgaaatgtatgtaaacaaaggtttcaaacggcgctggacagttagtcttgatgcataatgtaacgacaagaatggtaataatattttttcatacgttttattgaattatggaaTCGagctacatgaactttgtagggaagatgccctttactccgtgaagatttcagtcttaaagactgcatgatcattgtcaactgggtcatacgAGTTATTTCATaaaatcttacggaggaatccgagatagccgatgtatcacgattgggatAGGGGAAGTAACCCAGAACatttattatctatctatctctgcATACTGCCAAcagctctttcgagtattataggcaaagggacattatcgagtccgtttcctgggaataactaggtgtctatggaggagataatgagaatgctccccgagtggggagcgaacccacgaactcccgatcgctaggcggacacctcatccactacagcACCGCGAtctaaatgcggtaacttcggggaagtcggtacctgcgcgagcgtctgatattggtagccttattaatttataatagcctgaccgtattccatttcgaacaacactaattttatatcagacaatgtccaaacttactgtgttgtttttgcgctttaaattatagtgattgataaatgtcccataagcaatgttttatatgattatatcacttttatacgcaataacatgtgggattgaggtacccactcGGAGTCAGAAAGCGCTttaaacttcaccgaattcccagttataaagcgctatttcgtgtcaagtAAAAACGGGTAGGGGGAAATGTTTcggttataattttgttaatatttaacacgggtaaataccggtgaagtgttaatttattgcaaataccaccattacacgtaataacgggttcgatttcggtaagcgcgcaagcgtttgagagcgtgtttaatgtaccgatttacccgttataaatagctggtGTTcactttaatcgtatattttttgcatttgcagaataactcaatggcatcaacccctttacaagtgtaatatggtgttaaacaagtccataaaatcatctggaatctcgcgtaaatctatatgcagtctataggcaaagaagccattttggtgttagcttgtctaggttttcttcccgcttagccacgtgattaagtgggcggagcgatcactgataaggcgtcatcaCTCACAGTACTATCagtagacgatttattgcttatcTGGCGGAGAATTCCGGAGacagtcgatgtatcacgatagTCGTTGAATACCAAGCCCCCACAAGCAACCAATCAAAAGTAAAgttgaaaggtcgaggtcaaatTGTGTTTAATGTAAACAACGATTTCATCATCATAACCATTGCGGAAAACGTCCCACAAGTGtctttttatcaaacaaaatgaCGACAACAGGTAGGAATCTTTATAACTAACATTGTATCATACCATTAAATGGTCGAACGTTTGTTTTAAATCACAAAATAGAAATATGATTATATGTGGCAGAAATTTTTCCTGAAAACTTGATTACTTTTTCAACGATTTCCATCAGTTActcaaaatattgttatttctCAATAATAATTTGTTATCTCTTATGCATTAAATCATTGCATTTTCACAATTATCTTGATAAGGAACAAATGTAATCAATGTTTTAGCACTATGCATGTTTAAATGGCGCCAGTaggttgtttaaatgtttaagatactTGTTCAAAGTTAGTAAAACTGAGAAATTCCAAACTTTTTGTCTCAGATTCAAAGAAATAAATGAACAATATACATATGTGAGCAAAATATCACTAATGACGGAGACTctgtataaatacatttttgtttacgAACAATCATAGTTAAAAATTGATAAAGTTATAGTGCAACAAATGTGAAACAGTTTAAAgatttggtgagttctgttgttatggttttattttgtgacattaccCATATTGCATGTATAGAATATAAAATCATGTTATTTAATAGTAGCATGGATGGCTGGGTGGTTAAGGCGATAGCCATTTGTTCCAAAGATCATTGGTTTgactttatttctttaattatccCCTGTCATAGGcggggggatattgttttggcgttgtctttctgtccttccgtccgtccgtccagcacttttgtgtccggagccatatcttttaAATTTctctggcggatttcattgaaactttgtatgagtatatatattgataagaggatgatgcaggccaaatggcattgtacaccatctgttaataacagagttctggccctttgtatcttgaaaaaaatgcttttttgtgtgcgGAGCCATagcttggaagtgctttggtggatttcattgaaacttggtatgagtatatatatggataagaggatgacgcacacaaaatggcattgtacaccattggaaaacaacagagttatggccctttgtatcttgaaaaaatgcttttttgtgtgtccagagccatatcttggaagtgctttgacggatttcattgaaacttggtatgagtatatatatggataagaggatgatgcacgttggtgTTGTCCATCGGTCCaaaaaacttttgtgtccagaagtatattggcagtggatatcaattcaacgaatttgcttgttttattttgttttatactggagctattAAATTCCGATGATAACAGTAAAAGGCAAATATTCAGTTaaaattagtgctgcaacaaaaTACCGttttatcggtatatatcgcaatacgcaatccgcatattgtattgcgatacgattttcatcataccggtacgaacattttacgaaaattcattcacatttcgtccagaaaagccattcgaaataatgataacagggtaaacaaaacaaagcagtgtaaaaaaaaaatccataaaaatagcattctgaaagtgtattatacggagtagcgttgtcacatcggagcattcgttcgatgcttttgaacagattatcgttaaattaattgcgcacagctgtaaatgttttattcaattctgaattgagcatttttaaatttgtatacaGAATTTCGGAATAgtgcttccaaattttaatgctaatgtcACAAT
Protein-coding sequences here:
- the LOC127845121 gene encoding uncharacterized protein LOC127845121, whose amino-acid sequence is MRRKQSNPKKIIKHRGLYSPTALHNAYLKVKDSGLPVRTVAKQYGVPHTTLWDRVKGVIDPECLKPGPAPLFSQEEEVKLVDHVKTMAALGYGYTISEVVASATNYAVFLGKRPNDKPLSVKWFKGFQQRWPELRVVCPRALSNYRAEATSEANVHEHFNNLMSVVEKHDLHNKPECVYNIDEKGIQTEHTPPFIISGTLKAPAVTSSRSCVTTIIGCGNALGTQLPPFFVFKGKRLNADLLQGSTQGSSGCMSDSGWSNSAVFLHYMDTHFLRYVQRVDKSQPILVLLDGHKSHINVPVLDWAKKNNIILFILPAHTSHVLQPLDVGCFGPLQKIYNSMCHRFIRENPSTKITRYNVAPLGSAAYVAALSVENLRSAFKKSGVFPVDESAVSKEHFTTSLPYVAEPSVPEINKNMHERNPDVFFYEAEVVINKKKEFNNAKKKNNILEFTSGKEITDPIIEQKLRERAETTNEQKNKQQTEQSNKHSKLMPTKETASQTRNKQLKKNNQQNNTLTQSLDPPI